Proteins encoded in a region of the Populus nigra chromosome 3, ddPopNigr1.1, whole genome shotgun sequence genome:
- the LOC133687817 gene encoding 3-hydroxyisobutyryl-CoA hydrolase 1-like: protein MAMIRHSFDKDVDQVLFQGNSYVKKIILNRPQKLNCINHHMISEMTKKLKAYEIDPEVKVVVLKGNGKAFCAGGDVVASYIYMVAGHWSYGANTYKKKLILDYAVATYGKPVVALIDGIVMGAGAGLSMHGAFKIVTENTVFAMPETAIGHFVDVGASHFLSRLPGFLGEYLGLAGTTIRGEGMVACGLATHFVLSKDLHLVESALDEVTSSDTNKISKIISKFEHKPNVKRDGVYSRLEIINKCFSRKTVEEILSSLEIEAGNRADKWVLEAIKSMKAGSPISLKISLKSIREGRMQTLDQCLAREYNIFCHIMRRTVSIDFFEGIRAMFLDKDENPKWEPARLELVSDEMVGQYFSRVDEDDWESLQLPARSSSVDILRPRL from the exons ATGGCTATGATCCGGCATTCCTTCGACAAGGATGTTGATCAG GTGCTATTTCAAGGAAATTCATATGTGAAGAAGATCATATTGAACAGACCACAGAAATTAAACTGCATCAACCATCACATG ATCTCTGAAATGACAAAGAAGTTGAAAGCCTACGAGATTGATCCTGAAGTCAAAGTTGTGGTATTGAAG GGAAATGGAAAGGCGTTTTGTGCAGGTGGTGATGTTGTGGCATCGTATATTTATATGGTCGCAG GGCATTGGAGTTATGGGGCAAATACTTACAAGAAAAAACTCATTCTGGACTATGCAGTTGCCACATATGGAAAGCCTGTG GTTGCACTCATCGATGGTATCGTGATGGGGGCTGGTGCTGGGCTATCTATGCATGGAGCATTCAAGATTGTCACTGAAAATACT GTGTTTGCTATGCCAGAAACAGCAATAGGACATTTTGTTGATGTCGGGGCATCGCATTTCCTTTCCAGGCTCCCTGGGTTTCTTG gTGAATATTTGGGACTTGCTGGAACTACGATAAGAGGGGAAGGTATGGTTGCATGTGGCCTTGCAACTCATTTCGTCCTCTCGAAG GATCTCCATTTAGTGGAAAGTGCTCTGGATGAAGTAACTTCTTCTGATACCAACAAAATTTCTAAGATCATTAGCAAATTTGAGCACAAACCAAATGTGAAACGGGATGGCGTTTACAGTAG ATTGGAGATTATTAACAAATGTTTCTCAAGAAAAACAGTTGAAGAAATACTATCATCACTG GAGATTGAGGCAGGAAATAGAGCAGACAAGTGGGTTCTAGAGGCAATAAAATCCATGAAGGCAGGCAGTCCGATAAGCCTGAAAATTTCCCTTAAATCG ATCAGAGAAGGCCGCATGCAAACACTTGATCAATGCCTCGCCCGTGAATATAACATTTTTTGTCACATTATGAGAAGAACAGTgagcattgatttttttgag GGAATAAGAGCCATGTTCCTGGATAAAGACGAAAATCCCAAG TGGGAGCCTGCAAGATTAGAGCTAGTGAGTGATGAAATGGTGGGCCAATATTTCTCCAGAGTCGATGAAGATGACTGGGAATCCCTTCAACTTCCTGCTAGATCGAGCTCAGTTGATATTTTGAGGCCAAGACTTTGa